From one Triticum aestivum cultivar Chinese Spring chromosome 4B, IWGSC CS RefSeq v2.1, whole genome shotgun sequence genomic stretch:
- the LOC123094176 gene encoding histidine-containing phosphotransfer protein 2-like: MAAAALRARLNTLVTSMFATGMLDENFHQLQSMEEDGTADRGYVADMINLFIKDTKRILNDIAGLLSQPVVDYDMVDVLVRQLKGSSYSVGSKKVNLSGMQFRRFNEPRSKERCLMALALAWSEFCEVRSKFEAMMQLEEQIATYGPK; this comes from the exons ATGGCAGCTGCCGCTCTCAGAGCACGGCTAAACACCCTCGTCACATCCATGTTCGCCACG GGCATGCTGGACGAGAATTTCCACCAACTGCAGTCCATGGAGGAGGATGGCACGGCAGACCGGGGCTATGTCGCCGACATGATCAACCTCTTCATCAAGGACACCAAGAGGATCCTCAACGACATCGCCGGCCTGCT GAGCCAACCCGTGGTGGACTATGACATGGTGGACGTCCTCGTGCGTCAGCTCAAGGGGTCCAGCTACAG TGTTGGTTCTAAGAAAGTGAACCTATCCGGCATGCAATTCCGTCGGTTCAATGAGCCAAGAAGCAAAGAAAG GTGCCTCATGGCGTTGGCTCTTGCTTGGAGTGAGTTCTGTGAGGTGCGAAGCAAGTTCGAGGCTATGATGCAG CTGGAGGAGCAGATTGCAACCTACGGTCCTAAGTAG